The Xiphias gladius isolate SHS-SW01 ecotype Sanya breed wild chromosome 9, ASM1685928v1, whole genome shotgun sequence genome window below encodes:
- the LOC120794469 gene encoding zinc finger MIZ domain-containing protein 1-like isoform X6 gives MNSIPSMDRHIQQTNDRLQCIKQHLQNPANFQTAATELLDWCGDPRAFQRPFEQSLMGCLTVVSRVAAQQGFDLDLGYRLLAVCAANRDKFTPKSAALLSSWCEELGRLLLLRHQKNRQNEPPGKVPMQPPMSSMKPSLSHGDGSFPYDSVPWQQNANQPPGSLSVVTTVWGVTNTSQSQVLGNPMANNNNPMNPGGNPMGSGMSGNNPGMNSPQFPGPQQQFPNKGNSNQGYMQQGMYGRPNYPGGGGFGGNYPGGPTAGPGGMGIPPHSRPPSDFTQPAAAAAAAAVAAAAATATATATATVAALQETQNKDMNQYGPMSSSFQMGPNQAYNSQFMNQPGPRGPPSLPGNMGTGMNASNMSGPPMGMNQPRGQGMGPFGAHGQRMPQQGYPGPRPQSMGMQGMKRPYPGEPNYGGQQYGPNNQFPNQQGQYPTPNASRPLPSPNYPGQRMPGQQLQGQYPPPSGAMGQYYKEPPFNGQANNFSGSGYQYSQGNMNGPPRPVGNYPHSPVPGNPTPPMTPGSNIPPYLSPNQDVKPPFPPDIKPNITALPPPPANHNEELRLTFPVRDGVVLEPFRLEHNLAVSNHVFHLRPSVHQTLMWRSDLELQFKCYHHEDRQMNTNWPASVQVSVNATPLTIERGDNKTSHKPLHLKHVCQPGRNTIQITVTACCCSHLFVLQLVHRPSVRSVLQGLLKKRLLPAEHCITKVKRNFSSVAASSGNATLNGEDGVEQTAIKVSLKCPITFRRIQLPARGHDCKHVQCFDLESYLQLNCERGTWRCPVCNKTALLEGLEVDQYMWGILNAIQNSEFEEVTIDPTCSWRPVAIKSDIHIKEDPDGPLAKRFKTMSPSQMIMPNVMEMIAQLGPGPSPYPSLPSQQGGNNSEYGSQGNSYQGHGNFDFPHGTPGGTSMNDFMHGPQLSHPPDMPNSMMTQDKPLSHNMPDSIPHSAGNDQSHGPLQQSLHASPHPGSQSGQQLHHTGPPQPSRQAPPPQQQQQQQQQQQQQQQQQQQQQQQPGPNNHPHGDLAFNPSSSLDSQAGSDMPEPSLDLLPELANPDELLSYLDPPDLPSNSNDDLLSLFENN, from the exons CTCTTCTGTCCTCGTGGTGTGAGGAGCTGGgacgcctcctcctcctccgtcacCAGAAGAACAGGCAGAACGAGCCTCCGGGAAAAGTGCCCATGCAGCCACCCATGAGCTCCATGAAGCCCAGCCTCTCACACGG AGATGGGTCTTTTCCCTACGACTCAGTTCCCTGGCAACAGAACGCCAATCAGCCTCCAGGTTCGTTGTCTGTGGTGACCACCGTCTGGGGCGTGACCAACACCTCACAGAGCCAG GTGTTGGGGAATCCCATGGCCAACAATAACAATCCCATGAACCCTGGGGGTAACCCTATGGGCTCGGGTATGTCTGGTAACAATCCTGGGATGAACTCGCCTCAGTTCCCCGGTCCTCAGCAGCAGTTCCCCAACAAAGGCAACTCCAACCAGGGCTACATGCAGCAGGGCATGTATGGACGACCCAACTACCCCGGAGGAGGAGGGTTTGGGGGCAA CTACCCAGGAGGGCCCACTGCTGGACCTGGTGGAATGGGCATCCCTCCACACTCCCGTCCTCCTTCAGACTTCACCCAgcctgccgctgctgccgccgccgctgcagttgctgccgccgccgccactGCAACTGCCACTGCCACAGCAACTGTAGCTGCCCTGCAGGAAACCCAGAACAAGGACATGAACCAATACGGACCG ATGAGTTCCTCTTTCCAGATGGGACCAAACCAGGCGTACAACAGCCAGTTCATGAACCAGCCAGGACCCCGCGGCCCTCCGTCCCTCCCTGGGAACATGGGCACAGGCATGAATGCATCCAACATGAGTGGGCCCCCCATGGGAATGAATCAGCCAAGGGGTCAAGGCATGGGGCCTTTTGGGGCCCATGGCCAAAGGATGCCCCAGCAAGGCTATCCAGGACCCCGGCCTCAGAGCATGGGTATGCAGGGCATGAAAAGACCGTACCCAGGGGAG CCAAACTATGGTGGACAGCAGTATGGACCAAACAACCAGTTCCCTAACCAGCAGGGGCAGTACCCCACACCCAATGCCTCCAGGCCACTGCCATCCCCAAACTACCCCGGGCAGAGGATGCCAGGACAGCAGCTGCAAGGCCAATACCCGCCACCCAGCGGTGCCATGGGCCAGTACTATAAG GAACCACCTTTTAATGGCCAGGCAAATAACTTCTCCGGAAGTGGATATCAGTACAGCCAGGGTAATATGAATGGG CCACCCAGACCGGTGGGTAACTACCCTCACTCCCCAGTGCCAGGCAACCCCACCCCTCCAATGACCCCAGGAAGCAACATCCCTCCATACCTGTCACCAAATCAGGACGTGAAGCCACCCTTCCCTCCTGACATCAAACCAAATATCACAGCTCTTCCTCCACCCCCAG CCAACCACAACGAGGAGCTGCGCCTGACGTTCCCAGTGCGGGATGGGGTAGTCCTAGAGCCTTTCAGGCTAGAGCATAACCTGGCTGTCAGCAACCACGTCTTCCACTTACGGCCCTCTGTACACCAGACGCTCATGTGGAG ATCAGACCTGGAGCTGCAGTTCAAGTGCTATCATCACGAAGACCGTCAGATGAACACCAACTGGCCGGCATCGGTCCAAGTCAGCGTCAACGCCACACCGCTCACCATCGAGAGGGGCGACAATAAGACCTCCCACAAACCCCTGCACTTGAAACACGTATGCCAGCCAGGAAGGAACACAATCCAGATCACAGTCACcgcctgctgctgt TCGCACTtgtttgtgctgcagctggtCCACAGGCCCTCAGTTCGCTCTGTCCTTCAAGGCTTACTGAAGAAGAGGCTTCTGCCTGCAGAGCACTGCATCACCAAAG TTAAGAGGAACTTCAGTAGCGTAGCAGCATCATCGGGCAATGCCACGCTCAACGGAGAGGATGGTGTGGAGCAGACAGCCATCAAGGTTTCCCTCAAATGTCCGATCACCTTCCGGCGAATACAGCTTCCAGCCAGAGGCCATGACTGCAAACATGTTCAG TGTTTTGATTTGGAATCATATTTACAACTGAACTGTGAGCGGGGGACATGGCGATGTCCTGTATGCAA TAAAACAGCATTGTTAGAAGGACTTGAAGTGGACCAGTACATGTGGGGAATCTTGAACGCCATCCAAAA CTCGGAGTTTGAGGAGGTTACCATTGACCCAACATGTAGTTGGCGGCCGGTGGCTATCAAATCTGACATCCACATCAAGGAGGATCCAGATGGACCACTTGCTAAGAGGTTTAAGACGATGAGTCCCAGCCAGATGATCATGCCCAATGTGATGGAGATGATAGCCCAGCTCGGCCCCGGACCGTCACCGTACCCATCACTACCGTCTCAGCAAGGGGGCAACAACAGCGAATACGGCAGCCAAG GCAACAGTTACCAGGGACACGGGAACTTTGACTTCCCCCACGGCACCCCTGGTGGTACGTCGATGAATGATTTCATGCACGGTCCCCAGCTTTCTCACCCGCCTGACATGCCCAACAGCATGATGACCCAGGACAAGCCACTCTCCCACAACATGCCTGACTCA ATACCTCACTCTGCCGGCAATGACCAATCGCATGGTCCATTACAGCAGAGCTTACATGCGTCTCCGCACCCTGGGAGCCAATCAGGGCAGCAGCTACACCACACCGGGCCTCCGCAGCCCTCACGACAAGCTCCacctcctcagcagcagcaacagcagcaacagcagcagcagcagcagcaacagcagcagcagcagcagcagcagcagcccggCCCCAACAACCATCCCCACGGTGATCTGGCCTTCAACCCCTCCAGCAGTTTGGACAGCCAAGCAGGGTCGGACATGCCCGAGCCATCTTTAGAT CTTCTCCCAGAACTTGCTAACCCAGATGAGCTGCTGTCTTACCTGGATCCCCCAGACCTTCCCAGCAATAGCAACGACGACCTTCTATCGCTCTTCGAAAACAACTGA
- the LOC120794469 gene encoding zinc finger MIZ domain-containing protein 1-like isoform X1 → MNSIPSMDRHIQQTNDRLQCIKQHLQNPANFQTAATELLDWCGDPRAFQRPFEQSLMGCLTVVSRVAAQQGFDLDLGYRLLAVCAANRDKFTPKSAETSCCRRCQSDSALLSSWCEELGRLLLLRHQKNRQNEPPGKVPMQPPMSSMKPSLSHGDGSFPYDSVPWQQNANQPPGSLSVVTTVWGVTNTSQSQVLGNPMANNNNPMNPGGNPMGSGMSGNNPGMNSPQFPGPQQQFPNKGNSNQGYMQQGMYGRPNYPGGGGFGGNYPGGPTAGPGGMGIPPHSRPPSDFTQPAAAAAAAAVAAAAATATATATATVAALQETQNKDMNQYGPMSSSFQMGPNQAYNSQFMNQPGPRGPPSLPGNMGTGMNASNMSGPPMGMNQPRGQGMGPFGAHGQRMPQQGYPGPRPQSMGMQGMKRPYPGEHAQPNYGGQQYGPNNQFPNQQGQYPTPNASRPLPSPNYPGQRMPGQQLQGQYPPPSGAMGQYYKQEPPFNGQANNFSGSGYQYSQGNMNGPPRPVGNYPHSPVPGNPTPPMTPGSNIPPYLSPNQDVKPPFPPDIKPNITALPPPPANHNEELRLTFPVRDGVVLEPFRLEHNLAVSNHVFHLRPSVHQTLMWRSDLELQFKCYHHEDRQMNTNWPASVQVSVNATPLTIERGDNKTSHKPLHLKHVCQPGRNTIQITVTACCCSHLFVLQLVHRPSVRSVLQGLLKKRLLPAEHCITKVKRNFSSVAASSGNATLNGEDGVEQTAIKVSLKCPITFRRIQLPARGHDCKHVQCFDLESYLQLNCERGTWRCPVCNKTALLEGLEVDQYMWGILNAIQNSEFEEVTIDPTCSWRPVAIKSDIHIKEDPDGPLAKRFKTMSPSQMIMPNVMEMIAQLGPGPSPYPSLPSQQGGNNSEYGSQGNSYQGHGNFDFPHGTPGGTSMNDFMHGPQLSHPPDMPNSMMTQDKPLSHNMPDSIPHSAGNDQSHGPLQQSLHASPHPGSQSGQQLHHTGPPQPSRQAPPPQQQQQQQQQQQQQQQQQQQQQQQPGPNNHPHGDLAFNPSSSLDSQAGSDMPEPSLDLLPELANPDELLSYLDPPDLPSNSNDDLLSLFENN, encoded by the exons CTCTTCTGTCCTCGTGGTGTGAGGAGCTGGgacgcctcctcctcctccgtcacCAGAAGAACAGGCAGAACGAGCCTCCGGGAAAAGTGCCCATGCAGCCACCCATGAGCTCCATGAAGCCCAGCCTCTCACACGG AGATGGGTCTTTTCCCTACGACTCAGTTCCCTGGCAACAGAACGCCAATCAGCCTCCAGGTTCGTTGTCTGTGGTGACCACCGTCTGGGGCGTGACCAACACCTCACAGAGCCAG GTGTTGGGGAATCCCATGGCCAACAATAACAATCCCATGAACCCTGGGGGTAACCCTATGGGCTCGGGTATGTCTGGTAACAATCCTGGGATGAACTCGCCTCAGTTCCCCGGTCCTCAGCAGCAGTTCCCCAACAAAGGCAACTCCAACCAGGGCTACATGCAGCAGGGCATGTATGGACGACCCAACTACCCCGGAGGAGGAGGGTTTGGGGGCAA CTACCCAGGAGGGCCCACTGCTGGACCTGGTGGAATGGGCATCCCTCCACACTCCCGTCCTCCTTCAGACTTCACCCAgcctgccgctgctgccgccgccgctgcagttgctgccgccgccgccactGCAACTGCCACTGCCACAGCAACTGTAGCTGCCCTGCAGGAAACCCAGAACAAGGACATGAACCAATACGGACCG ATGAGTTCCTCTTTCCAGATGGGACCAAACCAGGCGTACAACAGCCAGTTCATGAACCAGCCAGGACCCCGCGGCCCTCCGTCCCTCCCTGGGAACATGGGCACAGGCATGAATGCATCCAACATGAGTGGGCCCCCCATGGGAATGAATCAGCCAAGGGGTCAAGGCATGGGGCCTTTTGGGGCCCATGGCCAAAGGATGCCCCAGCAAGGCTATCCAGGACCCCGGCCTCAGAGCATGGGTATGCAGGGCATGAAAAGACCGTACCCAGGGGAG CATGCACAGCCAAACTATGGTGGACAGCAGTATGGACCAAACAACCAGTTCCCTAACCAGCAGGGGCAGTACCCCACACCCAATGCCTCCAGGCCACTGCCATCCCCAAACTACCCCGGGCAGAGGATGCCAGGACAGCAGCTGCAAGGCCAATACCCGCCACCCAGCGGTGCCATGGGCCAGTACTATAAG CAGGAACCACCTTTTAATGGCCAGGCAAATAACTTCTCCGGAAGTGGATATCAGTACAGCCAGGGTAATATGAATGGG CCACCCAGACCGGTGGGTAACTACCCTCACTCCCCAGTGCCAGGCAACCCCACCCCTCCAATGACCCCAGGAAGCAACATCCCTCCATACCTGTCACCAAATCAGGACGTGAAGCCACCCTTCCCTCCTGACATCAAACCAAATATCACAGCTCTTCCTCCACCCCCAG CCAACCACAACGAGGAGCTGCGCCTGACGTTCCCAGTGCGGGATGGGGTAGTCCTAGAGCCTTTCAGGCTAGAGCATAACCTGGCTGTCAGCAACCACGTCTTCCACTTACGGCCCTCTGTACACCAGACGCTCATGTGGAG ATCAGACCTGGAGCTGCAGTTCAAGTGCTATCATCACGAAGACCGTCAGATGAACACCAACTGGCCGGCATCGGTCCAAGTCAGCGTCAACGCCACACCGCTCACCATCGAGAGGGGCGACAATAAGACCTCCCACAAACCCCTGCACTTGAAACACGTATGCCAGCCAGGAAGGAACACAATCCAGATCACAGTCACcgcctgctgctgt TCGCACTtgtttgtgctgcagctggtCCACAGGCCCTCAGTTCGCTCTGTCCTTCAAGGCTTACTGAAGAAGAGGCTTCTGCCTGCAGAGCACTGCATCACCAAAG TTAAGAGGAACTTCAGTAGCGTAGCAGCATCATCGGGCAATGCCACGCTCAACGGAGAGGATGGTGTGGAGCAGACAGCCATCAAGGTTTCCCTCAAATGTCCGATCACCTTCCGGCGAATACAGCTTCCAGCCAGAGGCCATGACTGCAAACATGTTCAG TGTTTTGATTTGGAATCATATTTACAACTGAACTGTGAGCGGGGGACATGGCGATGTCCTGTATGCAA TAAAACAGCATTGTTAGAAGGACTTGAAGTGGACCAGTACATGTGGGGAATCTTGAACGCCATCCAAAA CTCGGAGTTTGAGGAGGTTACCATTGACCCAACATGTAGTTGGCGGCCGGTGGCTATCAAATCTGACATCCACATCAAGGAGGATCCAGATGGACCACTTGCTAAGAGGTTTAAGACGATGAGTCCCAGCCAGATGATCATGCCCAATGTGATGGAGATGATAGCCCAGCTCGGCCCCGGACCGTCACCGTACCCATCACTACCGTCTCAGCAAGGGGGCAACAACAGCGAATACGGCAGCCAAG GCAACAGTTACCAGGGACACGGGAACTTTGACTTCCCCCACGGCACCCCTGGTGGTACGTCGATGAATGATTTCATGCACGGTCCCCAGCTTTCTCACCCGCCTGACATGCCCAACAGCATGATGACCCAGGACAAGCCACTCTCCCACAACATGCCTGACTCA ATACCTCACTCTGCCGGCAATGACCAATCGCATGGTCCATTACAGCAGAGCTTACATGCGTCTCCGCACCCTGGGAGCCAATCAGGGCAGCAGCTACACCACACCGGGCCTCCGCAGCCCTCACGACAAGCTCCacctcctcagcagcagcaacagcagcaacagcagcagcagcagcagcaacagcagcagcagcagcagcagcagcagcccggCCCCAACAACCATCCCCACGGTGATCTGGCCTTCAACCCCTCCAGCAGTTTGGACAGCCAAGCAGGGTCGGACATGCCCGAGCCATCTTTAGAT CTTCTCCCAGAACTTGCTAACCCAGATGAGCTGCTGTCTTACCTGGATCCCCCAGACCTTCCCAGCAATAGCAACGACGACCTTCTATCGCTCTTCGAAAACAACTGA
- the LOC120794469 gene encoding zinc finger MIZ domain-containing protein 1-like isoform X2, with the protein MNSIPSMDRHIQQTNDRLQCIKQHLQNPANFQTAATELLDWCGDPRAFQRPFEQSLMGCLTVVSRVAAQQGFDLDLGYRLLAVCAANRDKFTPKSAETSCCRRCQSDSALLSSWCEELGRLLLLRHQKNRQNEPPGKVPMQPPMSSMKPSLSHGDGSFPYDSVPWQQNANQPPGSLSVVTTVWGVTNTSQSQVLGNPMANNNNPMNPGGNPMGSGMSGNNPGMNSPQFPGPQQQFPNKGNSNQGYMQQGMYGRPNYPGGGGFGGNYPGGPTAGPGGMGIPPHSRPPSDFTQPAAAAAAAAVAAAAATATATATATVAALQETQNKDMNQYGPMSSSFQMGPNQAYNSQFMNQPGPRGPPSLPGNMGTGMNASNMSGPPMGMNQPRGQGMGPFGAHGQRMPQQGYPGPRPQSMGMQGMKRPYPGEPNYGGQQYGPNNQFPNQQGQYPTPNASRPLPSPNYPGQRMPGQQLQGQYPPPSGAMGQYYKEPPFNGQANNFSGSGYQYSQGNMNGPPRPVGNYPHSPVPGNPTPPMTPGSNIPPYLSPNQDVKPPFPPDIKPNITALPPPPANHNEELRLTFPVRDGVVLEPFRLEHNLAVSNHVFHLRPSVHQTLMWRSDLELQFKCYHHEDRQMNTNWPASVQVSVNATPLTIERGDNKTSHKPLHLKHVCQPGRNTIQITVTACCCSHLFVLQLVHRPSVRSVLQGLLKKRLLPAEHCITKVKRNFSSVAASSGNATLNGEDGVEQTAIKVSLKCPITFRRIQLPARGHDCKHVQCFDLESYLQLNCERGTWRCPVCNKTALLEGLEVDQYMWGILNAIQNSEFEEVTIDPTCSWRPVAIKSDIHIKEDPDGPLAKRFKTMSPSQMIMPNVMEMIAQLGPGPSPYPSLPSQQGGNNSEYGSQGNSYQGHGNFDFPHGTPGGTSMNDFMHGPQLSHPPDMPNSMMTQDKPLSHNMPDSIPHSAGNDQSHGPLQQSLHASPHPGSQSGQQLHHTGPPQPSRQAPPPQQQQQQQQQQQQQQQQQQQQQQQPGPNNHPHGDLAFNPSSSLDSQAGSDMPEPSLDLLPELANPDELLSYLDPPDLPSNSNDDLLSLFENN; encoded by the exons CTCTTCTGTCCTCGTGGTGTGAGGAGCTGGgacgcctcctcctcctccgtcacCAGAAGAACAGGCAGAACGAGCCTCCGGGAAAAGTGCCCATGCAGCCACCCATGAGCTCCATGAAGCCCAGCCTCTCACACGG AGATGGGTCTTTTCCCTACGACTCAGTTCCCTGGCAACAGAACGCCAATCAGCCTCCAGGTTCGTTGTCTGTGGTGACCACCGTCTGGGGCGTGACCAACACCTCACAGAGCCAG GTGTTGGGGAATCCCATGGCCAACAATAACAATCCCATGAACCCTGGGGGTAACCCTATGGGCTCGGGTATGTCTGGTAACAATCCTGGGATGAACTCGCCTCAGTTCCCCGGTCCTCAGCAGCAGTTCCCCAACAAAGGCAACTCCAACCAGGGCTACATGCAGCAGGGCATGTATGGACGACCCAACTACCCCGGAGGAGGAGGGTTTGGGGGCAA CTACCCAGGAGGGCCCACTGCTGGACCTGGTGGAATGGGCATCCCTCCACACTCCCGTCCTCCTTCAGACTTCACCCAgcctgccgctgctgccgccgccgctgcagttgctgccgccgccgccactGCAACTGCCACTGCCACAGCAACTGTAGCTGCCCTGCAGGAAACCCAGAACAAGGACATGAACCAATACGGACCG ATGAGTTCCTCTTTCCAGATGGGACCAAACCAGGCGTACAACAGCCAGTTCATGAACCAGCCAGGACCCCGCGGCCCTCCGTCCCTCCCTGGGAACATGGGCACAGGCATGAATGCATCCAACATGAGTGGGCCCCCCATGGGAATGAATCAGCCAAGGGGTCAAGGCATGGGGCCTTTTGGGGCCCATGGCCAAAGGATGCCCCAGCAAGGCTATCCAGGACCCCGGCCTCAGAGCATGGGTATGCAGGGCATGAAAAGACCGTACCCAGGGGAG CCAAACTATGGTGGACAGCAGTATGGACCAAACAACCAGTTCCCTAACCAGCAGGGGCAGTACCCCACACCCAATGCCTCCAGGCCACTGCCATCCCCAAACTACCCCGGGCAGAGGATGCCAGGACAGCAGCTGCAAGGCCAATACCCGCCACCCAGCGGTGCCATGGGCCAGTACTATAAG GAACCACCTTTTAATGGCCAGGCAAATAACTTCTCCGGAAGTGGATATCAGTACAGCCAGGGTAATATGAATGGG CCACCCAGACCGGTGGGTAACTACCCTCACTCCCCAGTGCCAGGCAACCCCACCCCTCCAATGACCCCAGGAAGCAACATCCCTCCATACCTGTCACCAAATCAGGACGTGAAGCCACCCTTCCCTCCTGACATCAAACCAAATATCACAGCTCTTCCTCCACCCCCAG CCAACCACAACGAGGAGCTGCGCCTGACGTTCCCAGTGCGGGATGGGGTAGTCCTAGAGCCTTTCAGGCTAGAGCATAACCTGGCTGTCAGCAACCACGTCTTCCACTTACGGCCCTCTGTACACCAGACGCTCATGTGGAG ATCAGACCTGGAGCTGCAGTTCAAGTGCTATCATCACGAAGACCGTCAGATGAACACCAACTGGCCGGCATCGGTCCAAGTCAGCGTCAACGCCACACCGCTCACCATCGAGAGGGGCGACAATAAGACCTCCCACAAACCCCTGCACTTGAAACACGTATGCCAGCCAGGAAGGAACACAATCCAGATCACAGTCACcgcctgctgctgt TCGCACTtgtttgtgctgcagctggtCCACAGGCCCTCAGTTCGCTCTGTCCTTCAAGGCTTACTGAAGAAGAGGCTTCTGCCTGCAGAGCACTGCATCACCAAAG TTAAGAGGAACTTCAGTAGCGTAGCAGCATCATCGGGCAATGCCACGCTCAACGGAGAGGATGGTGTGGAGCAGACAGCCATCAAGGTTTCCCTCAAATGTCCGATCACCTTCCGGCGAATACAGCTTCCAGCCAGAGGCCATGACTGCAAACATGTTCAG TGTTTTGATTTGGAATCATATTTACAACTGAACTGTGAGCGGGGGACATGGCGATGTCCTGTATGCAA TAAAACAGCATTGTTAGAAGGACTTGAAGTGGACCAGTACATGTGGGGAATCTTGAACGCCATCCAAAA CTCGGAGTTTGAGGAGGTTACCATTGACCCAACATGTAGTTGGCGGCCGGTGGCTATCAAATCTGACATCCACATCAAGGAGGATCCAGATGGACCACTTGCTAAGAGGTTTAAGACGATGAGTCCCAGCCAGATGATCATGCCCAATGTGATGGAGATGATAGCCCAGCTCGGCCCCGGACCGTCACCGTACCCATCACTACCGTCTCAGCAAGGGGGCAACAACAGCGAATACGGCAGCCAAG GCAACAGTTACCAGGGACACGGGAACTTTGACTTCCCCCACGGCACCCCTGGTGGTACGTCGATGAATGATTTCATGCACGGTCCCCAGCTTTCTCACCCGCCTGACATGCCCAACAGCATGATGACCCAGGACAAGCCACTCTCCCACAACATGCCTGACTCA ATACCTCACTCTGCCGGCAATGACCAATCGCATGGTCCATTACAGCAGAGCTTACATGCGTCTCCGCACCCTGGGAGCCAATCAGGGCAGCAGCTACACCACACCGGGCCTCCGCAGCCCTCACGACAAGCTCCacctcctcagcagcagcaacagcagcaacagcagcagcagcagcagcaacagcagcagcagcagcagcagcagcagcccggCCCCAACAACCATCCCCACGGTGATCTGGCCTTCAACCCCTCCAGCAGTTTGGACAGCCAAGCAGGGTCGGACATGCCCGAGCCATCTTTAGAT CTTCTCCCAGAACTTGCTAACCCAGATGAGCTGCTGTCTTACCTGGATCCCCCAGACCTTCCCAGCAATAGCAACGACGACCTTCTATCGCTCTTCGAAAACAACTGA